In Nitratireductor mangrovi, the genomic window GCATCGCGTCGCGCGACGACGGGTAGCTTTCTGCCCGTGCTGTGCCGCGATGGGTGGCCCGCGCCACACGCCCCGCCTGAATCTGCTTTCGCCCTCTTCATGCCAACGCGCTGATCCGGAACGTCTTTTGTCGTTGCCGGACCGGGAGCCCCTGTCTGGCATCGCGCTTGCTTCGCAGGTGGCGGACGGTCGGGTCTCCGCATCGTCAATGGAAAGGTTGCACCGGCCGGTCGCTCGCGACGACGGGTAACTCTCTACCCGCGCCCGACGTCGGGATGGGTGATCTGCGCCCCACCGCTCGCGGGGACAAACTGAATCCGTTTCTGCACAATTTCTCCTATCGTCCTGATTCAAAAGACTTCTTCTTTCTTCCTCGCTTTCGGGCCTGAGTCTGGCATCGCGCTTGCTAAGCATGGTGCGGACGGGCGATCCGCGCATCGTCCATGGGAGGATTGCGGCGGCCGCCATCGGCTGCCGGCTGCTCCCGCTGATCAACCAGCGGGCTTTCGACCCCGCATGTGGAGGACAATCATGAAGAAGCTACTCGGCGCCGCCTCGGCGCTTGCGATGGTGATGTTTGCCGGCCAGGCGCTGGCGGCCGACGGCTGCGACAGCGGCGAGATGGTCATCAAGTTCAGCCATGTCGTGGCCGAGAAGGGGCATCCCAAGGGCGAAGCCGCCAAGAAGCTCGCCGAGCGCGTCAACAGCGAAATGAACGGCACCGCCTGCATGGAGGTCTTCCCCAACTCGACCCTGTTCGACGACGACAAGGTCATGGAAGCCCTGCTCCTCGGCGACGTCCAGCTCGCCGCGCCGTCGCTTTCGAAGTTCGAGGCCTACACGCTCAAATATCGCCTGTTCGACCTGCCCTTCCTGTTCGCCAGCCTCAAGGACGTGGAGTCCTTCGGTTCGTCCGACAAGGGCAAGGAACTGCTCAAGACCATGGAAGACAAGGGCTATACCGGCATGGGCTACTGGCTCTCCGGTCTGAAGCAGTTCTCGGCCAAGAAGCCGCTGCTGCAGCCGAGCGACGCCAACGGGCTCAAGTTCCGCATCCAGACCTCCGATGTCGCCGACGCGATGATCGAGGCGATCGGCGGATCGGCCCAGAAGCTCGCCTTCAAGGAAGTCTACGGCGCGCTGCAGACCGGCGTTGTCGACGGCCAGGAGAACTCCTGGTGCAACATCTACACCCAGAAGTTCTTCGAGGTGCAGGATGGCGTCACCGAGACCAACCACCAGACGCTGGCCTATCTGCTGGTCACCTCGACCGAATGGCTGAACGGCCTCGACGACGGCGTCCGGGAGCAGTTCGTCAACATCGTCAACGAGGAGACGGCCGCGGCCAATGCCGACGTCGCCAACAAGGAAGCCGCCTGCCGGCAGAACATCCTCGACGCCGGCGGCGTGATCCGCGAGCTCGACGCTACGCAGCGCCAGGCCTGGGTCGACACCATGAAGCCGGTCTGGGAAAAGTTCCAGGGCGACATCGGCACCGACCTGATCGACGCGGCGATGGCCGTCGGCGCCAGCAACTGACCTTCAAGACATGAACCAGCGCGGCGTCCTTTCGGGGGCGCCGCGCAAATACCGGGCCCGCGCCACGTGACGGCCCACACCGAACCGGGGGAACGCTACCATGGCCATCGTCGTGCCGGCACTGTTGCTGGCGCTGCTCGTCGCGCTG contains:
- a CDS encoding DctP family TRAP transporter solute-binding subunit, which encodes MKKLLGAASALAMVMFAGQALAADGCDSGEMVIKFSHVVAEKGHPKGEAAKKLAERVNSEMNGTACMEVFPNSTLFDDDKVMEALLLGDVQLAAPSLSKFEAYTLKYRLFDLPFLFASLKDVESFGSSDKGKELLKTMEDKGYTGMGYWLSGLKQFSAKKPLLQPSDANGLKFRIQTSDVADAMIEAIGGSAQKLAFKEVYGALQTGVVDGQENSWCNIYTQKFFEVQDGVTETNHQTLAYLLVTSTEWLNGLDDGVREQFVNIVNEETAAANADVANKEAACRQNILDAGGVIRELDATQRQAWVDTMKPVWEKFQGDIGTDLIDAAMAVGASN